One Lycium barbarum isolate Lr01 chromosome 5, ASM1917538v2, whole genome shotgun sequence genomic window carries:
- the LOC132640271 gene encoding F-box protein PP2-B10-like: MSAWLGARELSIEWADNPEHWTWNYNHNSSTEVAELLNVCWLDIRGKIDTRRLTQKTSYSAYLVFKLTDNHRELEKAIASVRFVKEKAEGTDEEGYTVFLSKPKGEGENGIFPHLRSDDWMEIKLGEFFNNFGEDGEVEMRLMEIKNPNWKCGIIVKGIDIRPN; the protein is encoded by the exons ATG AGTGCATGGTTAGGTGCAAGAGAGCTATCAATTGAATGGGCGGACAATCCTGAGCATTGGACTTGGAACTACAATCACAACTCTAG TACGGAGGTAGCTGAGCTTCTCAATGTTTGTTGGCTCGACATTCGAGGAAAGATAGACACACGACGACTCACTCAAAAGACAAGTTATTCGGCGTATTTAGTGTTCAAGTTAACAGATAATCATCGTGAACTTGAAAAAGCAATTGCATCAGTAAGATTTGTGAAGGAAAAAGCAGAGGGAACTGATGAAGAGGGCTACACTGTTTTCCTCTCTAAGCCAAAAGGAGAAGGAGAAAATGGCATATTCCCACACCTACGAAGTGATGATTGGATGGAAATAAAGCTTGGTGAATTTTTCAACAACTTTGGTGAAGATGGTGAAGTGGAAATGAGATTGATGGAGATCAAAAATCCTAATTGGAAATGTGGCATTATTGTTAAGGGCATCGATATTCGTCCAAATTAA
- the LOC132640270 gene encoding putative late blight resistance protein homolog R1A-3, which translates to MELNIYTYQESNIYTYLYDIHTYLYELFNFIENQVVKCGAGTDHRGKLKEELAYLLSLVDRSLSGWRVDEDNDLNALVNRIKILITKARQDLDLLCDIGSSKLDDAICDILEEIWLLKPDMILFLRLLANHPSGVVYLDDIVGGCIESLVDSLVFLLNNKADFVAPFKEDVEVLKGNLICLKGFVSFILENSNHRSGDFSNFLNHVTAVTKKAASCTSYLLCLARKSDDCIGFMPVDLLHSTKPAKSDVTCFYVGGLKLLPSRIMFTRKLDVFAADFVKFMLLAPMTKLYSSSYILVYKDRVQNLQLWLRSLLLHILCHNIHNESLVIFDLVVNEFWSFIYSLDNREMNEDLGNEFDLAISQLVQKMKPLASKILEGAIKIQKPIQLLFSQIDSIGCIDLVSQNLQRLLDNRNDLISPVTHQIEFVMAEIKIFKPFLEANVDQQGELCTEMLDACKHLTGLFANFEYLVDKFLVDPSPRWEDQLGDVVQNIKFFKEIVEFEYICKEEKDVRSDCQTSKPSTPIIDEAVVGLEDQIEILMARLTGGEDNRKIIPIIGMPGIGKTTLAKRIYNDRRTSDHFDIHAWCSVSPRHTASELVQDILISIVDLNDDIYKSKELNSPELVHRRLFERRYLIVLDDMWNSQRLDELQRCFPDNQNGSRILVTCGRKCEGPYFDEPLSVRLLTREESWDLLQVKYNHLRFCNQGGCLKPPIPNEKCPDNVGMEIAVKCGGLPLAIVLVAGFLVNTEDDKDWLTITTQAFTSKTYSAEGDCNEIIKLSYKNMPAYLRQCFLYFAAFPVSTEVPVSKLKWLWVSEGFVKKDEMKKPEEVAEDYLNDLMGRSLVMEAKRSSNGKLKSCRVHDCLYHFCGSRSRGEHFLPVTWRVFEERGHRMGFFVDDLSRHFRTVIYSSEYGSWLSHPSECILFRIGQLVRVLDLGCIDIGGSFPLEIEKLVHLRFLSLKGGMIVIPSWIAKLWNLETFLVKGKEGEIALPDTLFSMMRLRHVHVDNCTFSDSDLPQLECLQTLSTPSLSYETGNKMRSFLFLQKLRCTFLESWGHSEKSGGSCNRFPVFEFLNQLESLNVIYQGRVLQPCEFNFPSNLKKLTLSKFRLPWVEISAIAALQNLEVLKLLLEAFEGEEWNVSDEEFPKLKFLKLGNLNITRWNISEDAFPCLEQVVLQKCKQLIEIPSVFGDCCYSLQKIEVFICGAAVSQSAREIEEIRHEDYADANFKVTIQNPNMD; encoded by the coding sequence ATGGAGTTGAATATTTATACTTATCAGGAGTCGAATATTTATACTTATCTTTACGATATTCATACTTATCTTTACGAACTTTTCAATTTTATTGAAAATCAAGTTGTGAAATGCGGGGCGGGGACTGATCATAGAGGGAAGCTCAAGGAGGAACTAGCATATTTATTATCACTTGTTGACCGTTCCCTTTCAGGGTGGCGCGTGGATGAGGACAATGATCTGAATGCACTTGTGAATCGTATCAAGATTTTGATCACAAAGGCAAGACAGGACCTTGACTTGCTTTGTGATATTGGAAGTTCTAAACTGGATGATGCTATTTGTGACATACTTGAAGAGATTTGGCTTCTCAAGCCAGACATGATTTTATTTCTACGACTACTTGCGAATCATCCCTCGGGGGTTGTATATCTTGATGACATCGTGGGTGGATGCATCGAATCCCTCGTTGACAGTCTGGTGTTCTTGCTAAACAACAAGGCAGATTTTGTTGCTCCTTTCAAGGAAGATGTTGAAGTTCTCAAAGGAAATTTAATTTGTCTTAAAGGTTTTGTTTCCTTCATACTAGAGAATTCTAATCATCGGTCCGGCGACTTCAGCAATTTCTTGAATCATGTCACAGCTGTGACTAAAAAAGCAGCGAGTTGTACTTCTTATTTACTTTGCTTGGCACGAAAATCGGATGATTGCATTGGTTTCATGCCTGTGGATCTACTGCATAGCACTAAACCTGCTAAATCGGATGTCACTTGTTTTTATGTTGGAGGCCTGAAACTTTTACCCTCACGGATAATGTTTACTAGAAAATTGGATGTCTTTGCAGCAGACTTTGTTAAGTTCATGCTTCTAGCACCGATGACTAAGCTCTATTCCAGTTCCTATATACTGGTCTACAAAGATCGTGTTCAAAATCTCCAACTTTGGCTCAGGTCACTGCTCTTACATATCTTATGCCACAATATCCATAATGAAAGCTTGGTAATCTTTGATCTTGTAGTCAATGAGTTTTGGTCGTTCATTTACTCATTAGACAACCGAGAAATGAATGAAGATTTGGGCAACGAATTTGATCTTGCTATATCTCAGTTGGTGCAAAAGATGAAGCCTCTGGCATCAAAGATCTTAGAGGGTGCTATCAAGATACAAAAGCCAATACAATTGCTCTTTTCCCAGATTGATAGTATTGGATGTATAGATTTGGTGTCACAGAATTTGCAGAGATTGTTGGATAATAGGAATGATTTAATTTCTCCGGTAACACATCAGATTGAATTTGTAATGGCTGAGATTAAAATTTTCAAACCTTTTCTTGAAGCTAATGTTGACCAACAAGGCGAGTTATGTACGGAAATGCTAGATGCTTGCAAACATTTGACTGGTTTATTTGCCAATTTTGAGTATCTTGTTGACAAGTTCCTGGTTGATCCTTCTCCCAGATGGGAGGATCAGTTAGGCGATGTCGTTCAAAATATCAAGTTCTTCAAGGAAATTGTTGAATTTGAGTACATCTGCAAAGAAGAGAAGGATGTCAGAAGTGATTGTCAAACATCAAAACCTAGCACGCCAATCATTGATGAAGCAGTTGTGGGCTTGGAGGATCAGATAGAAATATTAATGGCAAGGCTAACTGGTGGAGAGGACAATCGTAAAATTATTCCTATCATTGGTATGCCAGGGATTGGTAAGACAACACTCGCCAAAAGAATTTACAATGACAGAAGAACTTCAGATCACTTTGATATTCATGCATGGTGTTCTGTTTCTCCTAGACATACGGCGAGTGAGTTGGTGCAAGATATTTTAATATCTATCGTTGATCTTAACGATGACATTTACAAGTCAAAGGAGCTAAATTCTCCTGAACTTGTACACAGACGGTTATTTGAGAGAAGATACCTTATTGTTTTAGATGATATGTGGAACTCTCAAAGACTTGATGAGTTGCAGCGGTGTTTTCCAGATAATCAAAATGGAAGTAGAATTCTAGTTACCTGTGGCCGAAAATGTGAGGGTCCATATTTTGATGAACCTCTTTCGGTTCGCTTGTTGACTCGGGAAGAAAGTTGGGATCTCTTACAAGTGAAGTATAATCACCTTCGCTTCTGTAATCAAGGAGGATGTCTCAAACCCCCAATTCCTAATGAGAAATGTCCTGATAATGTTGGGATGGAAATTGCGGTAAAATGTGGAGGGCTACCTCTGGCCATTGTTCTGGTAGCTGGGTTTCTTGTCAATACAGAGGATGACAAAGATTGGCTAACCATTACTACACAGGCCTTCACTTCAAAAACTTATAGTGCTGAAGGAGACTGCAATGAAATAATAAAATTGAGCTACAAAAATATGCCAGCTTATCTAAGACAATGCTTTCTATATTTTGCAGCATTCCCGGTGAGTACAGAAGTTCCCGTTTCAAAACTAAAATGGTTATGGGTTAGTGAAGGATTTGTAAAGAAAGATGAGATGAAGAAACCAGAGGAGGTAGCAGAAGATTACCTGAATGATCTTATGGGGAGGAGCCTCGTAATGGAAGCCAAAAGAAGTTCAAACGGCAAGCTGAAATCATGTCGCGTTCATGATTGTCTATATCATTTCTGTGGGAGTAGATCTAGAGGCGAACATTTCTTGCCAGTGACATGGCGGGTTTTTGAAGAGAGGGGACACCGAATGGGTTTCTTTGTGGATGACCTTTCTCGCCATTTCCGCACAGTGATATATTCTTCTGAGTACGGCTCCTGGCTAAGTCATCCCTCAGAATGTATTCTATTTCGGATTGGTCAGCTTGTTCGAGTCTTGGATTTGGGGTGCATAGACATTGGCGGTAGCTTTCCTCTGGAAATAGAAAAGCTCGTGCATTTGAGGTTTTTATCACTTAAAGGTGGCATGATTGTCATTCCCTCTTGGATTGCCAAGCTCTGGAACTTAGAAACTTTCCTAGTGAAAGGAAAAGAAGGTGAGATAGCTTTACCAGATACACTCTTCAGTATGATGAGGCTGAGGCATGTACATGTAGATAATTGTACCTTCTCAGATTCCGACTTGCCCCAGTTGGAATGTTTGCAGACCTTATCCACCCCATCTCTTTCTTATGAGACGGGGAACAAAATGAGAAGTTTCCTTTTCCTTCAAAAACTGAGATGCACATTCTTGGAATCTTGGGGTCATTCTGAGAAATCGGGAGGCTCTTGCAATCGATTTCCAGtttttgaattcttgaatcagCTTGAATCACTCAATGTGATTTACCAAGGCAGGGTGCTTCAGCCTTGTGAGTTTAACTTCCCCTCAAACCTTAAGAAATTGACCTTATCAAAGTTTCGGCTTCCATGGGTTGAAATTTCAGCGATTGCAGCATTACAAAACCTTGAGGTTTTGAAACTGCTTTTGGAAGCTTTTGAAGGAGAAGAGTGGAATGTCAGTGATGAGGAGTTTCCAAAACTCAAGTTCTTGAAATTGGGAAATCTGAACATTACGCGTTGGAATATATCAGAGGATGCTTTTCCATGCCTAGAGCAAGTAGTGTTGCAAAAATGCAAGCAGCTCATTGAGATTCCTTCTGTCTTTGGTGACTGTTGTTATTCCCTGCAAAAGATTGAGGTGTTTATTTGTGGGGCCGCTGTTTCTCAATCAGCAAGAGAAATTGAGGAAATTCGACATGAAGATTACGCAGACGCAAATTTCAAGGTCACCATTCAGAACCCAAACATGGACTAA